Proteins found in one Oncorhynchus mykiss isolate Arlee chromosome 3, USDA_OmykA_1.1, whole genome shotgun sequence genomic segment:
- the LOC110519742 gene encoding uncharacterized protein LOC110519742 isoform X2 encodes MQEADLKTDGTSQSQEEAKGESELNQVDLKTSTSTLTLEVEGESELNQVDLKTSTSTLTLEVEGESELNQVDLKTSTSTLTLEVEGESVMQESDDVETAGPSQCQETERVAKAKVVTFTTMTRKAAASQTSLTLSRGKRSYPDLHTFVQDMKDGHWNLLSENMRAGMSRDEFSARCMDITNWVMESTSTVVVPALDLTMQIRLSDSSSSSGSGSNEAREVTSLGRSVRFSFRGGPSRRISSRTTCSTQTPTPFPSSHRSMTSLLSDDEERYVSSPEGGDREMRHRPHSAPLSSVFGISEDSVFNMVQRGQSQSGIVLSSSWSRREKYRPVKIPTDTRFMMGIVELVMNLLNSRLAELMRSFSQGTLGPLSGSISASQQFAQEMLSMVSAKMYSHAIEHIAHGYKSPLELERELEAILGPLAGQVIVIIIDSIFKAKANGGNKGRATSPLTYFLTAVSAEIQSLVVQRSASRPSTRLSNNDPLLNISKSKVLRSVLLKMAELFGQGPSETCLVPVVQSQSDNSVCDWTLNAGTVHPSQFLSHNRMSEVSSDVVDLVLEVFGITGFLDSRSPSRPQSACSYNSASGAIDMRALAGDLVRQVSVKLRPFVSESQLSTMSMTDLSYISDSTLKQLCCSSAVAAATVCQAIKMELENQRPTDLSARDLLSSLVESIEDMDISDILQGPSAILEEAAMIKHPEISTSTIYRSLLLDSSLASSNMVTESIIFNSPRPSEENVSIQNVLPVDKVDILHGQPVEGYIVKAEQCITQVIQDAAVTYTSVLDKTDTGKLSEVLSVCVSAENIEDASSDLFGGIISDLHEVSEVNKTSMRTKSGRKMFWMEVSSGSQKIYTKTLDKLRKLFTSHLLTEGKNTPVQIELYDTGLLVTETTVEVSPVQKTDSNTSSMSSAHQLTLDTCTKGVIKQVISVLRVETSKEVKCESMSNASFDFNQKLDSIISKLESLTISSDGTSAKIARLTRSRSAASRSSNISIQSFHSAEFQATAKLIVREAILRAASEANCSLPQSMTSSTFSHHVVSTTEDIVNMIMQDLESLSRYTVEDTDSFPLGEKKLQSQLNPRVVFDTLLDAAHTMYHRVKDRLNVFLSFPPVSVTTAKDVLDSTPVETLRCSKSPDTALVKDRSRPPSVRSEKPFSKVSLTKRSKALVSSSGSSTDHHVIDTCSEDVTLPTRSMSVVSDTSLKRTSPLHGSGLSASCEPLVALQDGTVAVSQEGFSKTAKETLSLILNVIKCRLANSESSSVGQNAREERLITTNMLDSLLESLDLLPDMSAANEITRTECHTSNAMDKTGSQSALVNQQEINISDTSLIVKTIMDTLKTDDPEMASAEEHLDRLLSIEALQDASGNLIAKVHGLIQEITISRQLQSTTGHRSLSQPALPKPALRKLSKDDASELVYSFAQTSVSRLLGQCVVRPMPPTADRVLDQVIKLMTDMVMDSLTDLSKSAMEDVIVPRSVTPACSSYSDTSNAASDITHGIVADLNATEEFPARGLSPADVKADGMARLPSARGEETKKNRKWHFLPKIVKIPKIRIKLFKTKGEPKSHPEQDSLPTKRLRETRISQDAECEVPSTSPPKEDLTTTLAPAPQESQSRKRPLIVRVLRAISRAVSKPFREAFGKKN; translated from the exons ATGCAGGAAGCTGATCTGAAGACAGATGGCACATCTCAGTCACAGGAG GAGGCCAAAGGAGAGAGTGAGTTGAATCAGGTTGATCTGAAGACATCCACATCAACTCTAACACTGGAGGTCGAAGGAGAGAGTGAGTTGAATCAGGTTGATCTGAAGACATCCACATCAACTCTGACACTGGAGGTCGAAGGAGAGAGTGAGTTGAATCAGGTTGATCTGAAGACATCCACATCAACTCTGACACTGGAGGTCGAAGGAGAGAGTGTGATGCAGGAGAGTGATGATGTAGAAACAGCCGGGCCATCTCAATGCCAGGAGACTGAACGAGTGGCAAAG GCTAAAGTGGTGACCTTCACTACCATGACCCGCAAGGCTGCAGCCTCCCAGACCAGCCTCACCCTCAGCAGGGGAAAGAGAAGCTACCCAGACCTACACACCTTTGTGCAGGACATGAAGGATGG CCATTGGAATCTGCTGAGTGAGAATATGCGTGCCGGG ATGAGCAGAGATGAGTTTAGTGCTAGGTGCATGGATATTACAAATTGGGTGATGGAGTCTACATCCACTGTGGTCGTTCCCGCCCTTGACCTCACCATGCAGATCAGGCTCTCTGATTCGTCAAGCTCTTCTGGATCAGGAAGTAATGAGGCTAGAGAAGTGACCTCTCTTGGCCGCAGCGTCAGATTCAGCTTTCGTGGTGGACCCAGTAGACGCATCAGTTCAAGAACTACTTGCAGCACACAAACTCCCAcgcctttcccctcctctcacag GTCCATGACCTCTTTGCTGAGTGATGACGAAGAGCGATATGTCTCCTCACCTGAGGGTGGTGATAGAGAGATGAGACACAGACCCCACTCGGCACCACTGAGTTCTGTGTTTGGAATCTCTGAGGATTCTGTCTTCAACATGGTCCAGAGAGGCCAGTCGCAGAGTGGCATCGTACTGTCGTCCAGTTGGAGTAGACGGGAGAAATACAGACCTGTCAAAATACCAACGGACACCAGGTTTATGATGGGTATTGTAGAGTTGGTAATGAACCTTCTCAACTCCAGATTGGCTGAGCTAATGCGAAGTTTCAGTCAGGGAACTCTAGGTCCGCTGTCTGGTAGTATCTCAGCAAGTCAGCAGTTTGCCCAAGAAATGCTAAGCATGGTGTCTGCTAAGATGTATTCCCATGCCATAGAGCATATTGCGCACGGCTACAAGTCTCCCCTTGAGTTAGAGAGGGAGCTTGAGGCCATATTGGGTCCTCTGGCTGGACAGGTTATAGTCATCATCATAGATAGCATCTTTAAGGCTAAAGCCAACGGAGGAAACAAGGGACGAGCGACCAGCCCCTTGACCTATTTTCTCACTGCCGTTTCGGCAGAAATACAAAGCCTAGTTGTTCAGAGATCGGCTAGCAGACCGTCCACCAGACTGTCCAACAACGACCCACTGCTGAACATTTCCAAGTCAAAGGTCTTAAGATCAGTTCTGCTCAAAATGGCAGAACTCTTTGGCCAAGGTCCAAGTGAAACCTGTCTAGTTCCAGTAGTCCAGAGTCAGTCCGACAACTCTGTTTGCGACTGGACTCTGAATGCAGGCACCGTTCATCCAAGTCAATTTCTGTCCCACAACAGAATGTCAGAAGTGTCATCCGATGTTGTGGATCTTGTACTTGAGGTTTTTGGGATAACAGGATTTTTGGATAGCAGGAGCCCGTCAAGGCCACAGAGTGCCTGCTCCTACAACTCAGCTAGTGGAGCAATAGATATGAGAGCTCTTGCTGGGGACTTGGTCAGACAGGTGTCTGTCAAACTCAGACCCTTTGTCTCTGAGAGTCAACTCTCCACCATGTCCATGACAGATCTGTCATATATTTCTGACTCCACCTTGAAGCAGTTGTGTTGTAGCTCTGCTGTTGCTGCAGCAACGGTCTGTCAAGCAATCAAAATGGAGCTCGAGAACCAGAGACCAACCGACCTGTCAGCCAGAGACCTACTATCGTCTCTGGTAGAGAGCATTGAGGACATGGATATTTCTGACATCCTCCAGGGCCCGTCGGCCATTTTGGAGGAGGCTGCTATGATTAAGCACCCAGAGATCTCCACCTCGACAATATACAGGTCTCTGCTTCTCGACTCATCTCTCGCCTCCTCTAACATGGTCACTGAGAGCATTATCTTCAACAGCCCACGCCCATCAGAGGAGAATGTGAGTATTCAGAATGTGCTCCCTGTTGATAAAGTTGACATCCTCCATGGTCAACCAGTGGAGGGGTATATCGTCAAAGCTGAGCAATGCATCACTCAGGTCATTCAGGATGCAGCTGTGACATATACTAGCGTGCTGGATAAAACCGACACTGGGAAACTGTCAGaagttctgtctgtctgcgttTCCGCTGAGAATATTGAGGATGCATCCTCTGATCTATTTGGTGGAATTATTTCCGACCTGCATGAGGTATCTGAGGTCAATAAGACCTCCATGCGTACGAAATCAGGTCGCAAAATGTTCTGGATGGAAGTGAGTTCAGGTTCCCAGAAGATTTATACCAAAACCCTGGACAAACTGAGGAAGCTTTTCACCTCTCACCTTCTCACTGAGGGAAAAAATACTCCTGTGCAAATTGAGTTATATGACACTGGACTACTTGTAACTGAGACCACTGTGGAGGTATCTCCTGTacagaagacagacagtaatacctCTTCAATGTCCTCAGCCCACCAGCTCACCCTCGACACCTGCACTAAAGGGGTCATCAAACAGGTGATCTCGGTGCTGAGGGTGGAGACTTCAAAGGAAGTCAAATGCGAGAGCATGTCAAATGCATCCTTCGACTTCAACCAGAAGTTGGACTCTATAATTTCGAAATTAGAGAGCCTCACCATTTCGAGTGACGGGACGTCAGCCAAGATTGCCAGGCTCACGCGATCTCGTAGTGCAGCCAGCAGATCCTCTAACATTTCCATCCAGAGCTTTCACAGTGCTGAGTTCCAAGCTACGGCCAAACTGATTGTGCGTGAGGCCATTCTCAGAGCTGCTAGCGAAGCCAACTGTTCTTTGCCGCAGAGCATGACTAGCAGCACCTTCTCACACCATGTGGTTTCTACAACTGAAGATATAGTGAATATGATCATGCAAGACCTTGAAAGTCTATCCCGGTACACAGTGGAGGACACAGACTCCTTCCCACTAGGAGAGAAAAAGCTGCAGTCCCAGCTCAATCCCAGAGTTGTCTTTGACACCTTATTGGATGCTGCTCATACCATGTACCACAGAGTAAAGGATAGACTGAACGTCTTTTTGTCTTTTCCACCCGTGTCAGTCACCACAGCCAAAGATGTGCTGGACTCCACCCCTGTGGAGACACTCAGATGCTCAAAGTCCCCTGACACTGCTCTTGTTAAGGACAGGAGCCGCCCTCCGTCTGTGAGAAGTGAGAAGCCATTTTCAAAAGTCAGTTTGACTAAAAGGTCTAAAGCCCTTGTGTCTTCGAGTGGCTCCTCCACAGACCACCATGTAATTGACACATGCAGTGAGGATGTCACTCTGCCTACCAGGAGTATGTCAGTTGTGAGCGACACCAGTTTGAAGAGAACCTCTCCTCTCCATGGTAGTGGATTGAGTGCAAGTTGTGAACCTCTTGTGGCTCTACAAGACGGAACAGTGGCAGTCAGCCAAGAAGGCTTTAGCAAAACTGCAAAGGAGACGCTCAGCTTGATCCTAAATGTGATCAAGTGCAGATTGGCCAACTCTGAGAGTTCATCTGTTGGGCAGAATGCAAGGGAGGAGCGTCTGATAACCACTAACATGTTAGACTCTCTACTGGAGAGCCTTGACCTGTTGCCTGACATGAGTGCTGCCAATGAGATCACAAGGACAGAATGCCATACCTCTAACGCAATGGACAAGACAGGTTCACAGTCAGCGCTTGTGAATCAACAAGAAATAAACATATCTGACACCAGTCTCATAGTGAAAACTATAATGGACACATTGAAGACAGACGACCCAGAGATGGCTTCAGCAGAAGAACATCTGGATAGACTCCTGTCAATTGAAGCCCTTCAAGATGCGTCTGGCAACCTGATCGCAAAGGTCCATGGTCTCATTCAGGAGATAACCATAAGCCGCCAGCTTCAATCCACAACTGGCCACAGAAGCCTCTCTCAACCAGCGCTGCCAAAGCCAGCACTGAGGAAGCTGTCAAAGGACGATGCGTCAGAGCTCGTTTACAGCTTTGCCCAGACTTCTGTTAGCAGACTCCTGGGGCAGTGTGTGGTTAGGCCTATGCCACCCACCGCTGACAGGGTTTTGGATCAGGTCATCAAGTTGATGACAGACATGGTGATGGACAGCCTGACTGATCTGTCCAAGTCTGCAATGGAGGATG TTATTGTACCCAGGTCGGTCACACCAGCTTGCTCTTCTTACTCAGACACCAGCAATGCCGCAAGTGACATCACTCATGGTATTGTGGCTGACCTTAATGCTACTGAGGAATTCCCTGCCAGGGGCCTTAGCCCGGCTGATGTAAAGGCTGACGGCATGGCCCGCCTTCCCTCTGCCAGGGGGGAAGAGACTAAGAAGAACAGGAAGTGGCATTTCCTACCCAAAATTGTCAAGATTCCAAAGATCAGGATTAAG CTGTTCAAGACAAAGGGGGAACCAAAGAGCCACCCTGAACAGGATTCTCTGCCTACCAAACGTCTCAGAGAGACTCGTATTTCACAGG ATGCTGAGTGTGAGGTTCCATCCACTTCCCCACCCAAAGAGGACCTGACAACCACACTGGCCCCTGCTCCCCAGGAGTCCCAGTCCCGTAAACGCCCTCTCATAGTCAGGGTGTTACGAGCTATCTCCAGAGCCGTCTCCAAACCATTCAGAGAAGCTTTTGGGAAGAAGAATTAG